One genomic region from Halomicrobium zhouii encodes:
- a CDS encoding KEOPS complex subunit Pcc1, with the protein MDHEAILSFEYDDGERARRVERSVRPEVGDIDGDRTTATLDRDGAVVSVRVAAADLVALRAGVNTWSTLVGVAERAGAADIP; encoded by the coding sequence GTGGACCACGAGGCGATTCTCTCCTTCGAATACGACGACGGCGAGCGGGCGCGCCGGGTCGAGCGGAGCGTCCGGCCGGAAGTCGGCGACATCGACGGCGACCGCACGACGGCGACGCTCGACCGGGACGGCGCCGTCGTGAGCGTGCGAGTCGCGGCGGCCGACCTCGTCGCGCTCCGGGCGGGCGTCAACACCTGGTCGACGCTGGTGGGCGTGGCCGAGCGGGCTGGTGCGGCCGATATTCCGTAG
- a CDS encoding DUF7692 domain-containing protein, whose amino-acid sequence MRIRTDGKHARREDTIEQAADFWGCNKTTALMQSAEFAVRIDSGIRKVLVREDLTLRQKQEIAQTLSVPSYYEIDVKETVAVD is encoded by the coding sequence ATGCGCATTCGCACTGACGGCAAGCACGCCCGCCGGGAAGACACCATCGAGCAGGCTGCCGACTTCTGGGGCTGTAACAAGACCACGGCACTCATGCAGTCCGCCGAATTCGCCGTTCGCATCGACAGCGGAATCCGGAAGGTCCTCGTCCGCGAAGACTTGACACTCCGGCAAAAGCAGGAGATAGCCCAGACGTTGAGCGTCCCCAGCTACTACGAGATCGACGTTAAGGAAACGGTGGCGGTGGATTAG
- a CDS encoding cytochrome P450 yields MATSHGDGEAERRVERAPGETPPGPDGVPLAGNTFQFVRDPFAFYERCREEFDSDVVHYRIAGTNGYMLTHPDDIQTVLVERDRDFVKGTVVEQSIGAIAPTGLISTSGAEWQRDRNLIQPAFYRERIETHAPMMGEYASGFADSLPSGEPVRIDDRLKGLTLDVLAKTLLDVDVRDKQTAIGHASETIAERFDTSGFSAYLPLWVPTPANLRCKRAVQDFFDAVDEIIAERQAEDEERDDLLSLLLEREYPDGTTMEPQRVREQLMTFLFAGHETTALTLTYAIFLLATNPEKQARVHEELDALGGGTPTAADLADLPYLEQVIQEALRLYPPAFVIFREPTNDVELGGYTIPAGSTLSLPQWNVHRDSRWYDDPEQFRPERWTESMEEELPEYAYYPFGGGPRHCIGMRFATMEARLILATLCQRFEFESVTEAPLDLSMQITLQPSDGIDVIPRAR; encoded by the coding sequence ATGGCTACTAGCCACGGCGACGGCGAGGCCGAGCGACGGGTGGAGCGGGCGCCCGGTGAGACGCCGCCGGGTCCCGACGGGGTGCCGCTGGCGGGTAACACCTTCCAGTTCGTCCGCGACCCCTTCGCGTTCTACGAGCGCTGCCGGGAGGAGTTCGACAGCGACGTGGTCCACTACCGCATCGCGGGCACCAACGGCTACATGCTCACCCATCCCGACGACATCCAGACCGTCCTCGTCGAGCGCGACCGCGACTTCGTCAAGGGGACCGTCGTCGAGCAGTCGATCGGCGCGATCGCGCCGACGGGGCTCATCTCGACTAGCGGCGCGGAGTGGCAGCGGGACCGGAACCTCATCCAGCCCGCGTTCTACCGCGAACGCATCGAGACCCACGCGCCGATGATGGGCGAGTACGCCAGCGGGTTCGCGGATAGCCTGCCCTCGGGTGAGCCTGTCCGTATCGACGACCGGCTGAAGGGGCTCACGCTCGACGTATTGGCCAAGACGCTCCTCGACGTCGACGTCCGCGACAAGCAGACCGCCATCGGCCACGCCAGCGAGACCATCGCCGAGCGCTTCGACACCTCGGGGTTCTCGGCGTACCTCCCGCTCTGGGTGCCCACGCCCGCGAACCTGCGCTGCAAGCGCGCGGTCCAGGACTTTTTCGACGCGGTGGACGAGATTATCGCTGAGAGGCAGGCCGAAGACGAGGAACGCGACGACCTGCTCTCCCTGCTCCTGGAGCGAGAGTACCCGGACGGGACCACCATGGAGCCCCAGCGCGTGCGCGAGCAACTGATGACCTTCCTGTTCGCCGGCCACGAGACGACGGCGCTCACGCTGACCTACGCGATTTTCTTGCTCGCGACGAACCCGGAGAAACAGGCCCGCGTCCACGAGGAACTGGACGCGCTGGGCGGTGGGACGCCGACGGCTGCGGACCTGGCCGACCTGCCCTACCTGGAGCAGGTCATCCAGGAGGCCCTGCGGCTCTACCCGCCCGCGTTCGTCATCTTCCGCGAGCCGACGAACGACGTCGAACTCGGCGGGTACACGATTCCCGCGGGGTCGACACTCTCGCTCCCCCAGTGGAACGTCCACCGGGATTCCAGGTGGTACGACGACCCCGAGCAGTTCCGTCCCGAGCGCTGGACGGAGTCGATGGAGGAGGAATTGCCGGAGTACGCCTACTACCCCTTCGGCGGCGGCCCGCGCCACTGTATCGGCATGCGATTCGCCACGATGGAAGCCCGGTTGATCCTGGCGACGCTCTGCCAGCGCTTCGAGTTCGAGTCTGTGACGGAGGCGCCGCTCGACCTCTCGATGCAGATCACCCTGCAGCCGAGCGATGGTATCGACGTGATTCCTCGCGCGAGGTGA
- a CDS encoding TrmB family transcriptional regulator: MPNLRDLGLSEYEARAFRSLLDTGPTTAKELSRASDVPMGRIYDVLNSLETLNLVRSQAASRPKKFVAVEPETALDRLLEDRKRQLEEKASQYESIVDELADQMESADPVDEPFWTAAVGPEETVDLLVERLAAADDRIVMVGSVPSQQFDVTEAADRIVDEIERALERGVEVFMLLPPAFYEHIPTERGRDYQRRLQNYDRFNYRASDEITSTFELIDDVEVCIEVPHPMGGSTFAMIDLKDPEFADEVYEEFRPQWDGARRVSGA, from the coding sequence ATGCCCAACCTGCGCGACCTCGGCCTCTCGGAGTACGAAGCCCGCGCGTTTCGATCGCTGCTCGACACTGGCCCGACAACGGCCAAGGAGTTGTCACGCGCGAGCGACGTCCCGATGGGACGCATCTACGACGTGCTCAACAGCCTGGAGACGCTGAACCTCGTCCGGAGTCAGGCCGCCAGCCGGCCGAAGAAGTTCGTCGCCGTCGAACCGGAGACCGCCCTCGACAGGCTGCTGGAGGACCGTAAGCGCCAGCTCGAGGAGAAGGCCAGCCAGTACGAGTCCATCGTCGACGAACTCGCCGACCAGATGGAATCGGCCGACCCCGTCGACGAGCCGTTCTGGACGGCCGCCGTCGGCCCGGAGGAGACCGTCGACCTGCTCGTCGAGCGTCTGGCGGCCGCCGACGACCGCATCGTGATGGTCGGCTCGGTCCCCTCCCAGCAGTTCGACGTCACCGAGGCCGCCGACCGTATCGTCGACGAGATCGAACGCGCCCTCGAACGCGGCGTCGAGGTGTTCATGTTGCTCCCGCCGGCGTTCTACGAGCACATCCCGACCGAGCGGGGGCGCGATTACCAGCGCCGCCTCCAGAACTACGACCGGTTCAACTACCGGGCCAGCGACGAGATAACGTCGACGTTCGAGTTAATCGACGACGTCGAGGTCTGTATCGAGGTGCCCCACCCGATGGGCGGGTCGACGTTCGCGATGATCGACCTGAAGGACCCCGAGTTCGCCGACGAGGTGTACGAGGAGTTCCGGCCACAGTGGGACGGAGCGCGGCGGGTCTCGGGAGCCTAA
- a CDS encoding DUF2103 domain-containing protein — MECRQCASSLDRPGDYCLVCRTANADTVVLELERDRATVTALLDEDVVGARTITTTPEDEDDGESNVVELRNFAGLIADEVRRKRPEEVYVTGDRDVVAAVRSQLHYPFYRVEAENPVEHVVERRGEPALEVVEASLSEKLGGSHSTLVGGRAGKRALETVAAHPHVKKVIPGPIDAGGSGSRTGVRAKATRADQHGNVRLLIRDGSSVQENRIVTTAGDRELGERVRADLNDALQETELQE; from the coding sequence ATGGAGTGTCGGCAGTGCGCGTCGTCGCTGGACCGACCGGGCGACTACTGCCTGGTCTGCCGGACGGCCAACGCCGACACCGTGGTCCTCGAACTCGAGAGGGACCGGGCGACTGTCACTGCCCTCCTCGACGAGGACGTCGTCGGCGCCCGGACGATAACGACGACGCCGGAGGACGAAGACGACGGTGAGTCGAACGTCGTCGAACTCCGGAACTTCGCGGGACTGATCGCCGACGAGGTCCGCCGTAAGCGCCCGGAGGAGGTGTACGTCACCGGCGACCGCGACGTCGTCGCCGCGGTCCGGTCACAGCTTCACTACCCCTTCTACCGCGTCGAGGCCGAGAACCCGGTCGAGCACGTCGTCGAACGCCGCGGCGAACCGGCCCTGGAAGTCGTCGAGGCTTCCCTCTCCGAGAAGCTCGGTGGCTCGCACTCGACGCTCGTTGGCGGCCGCGCTGGCAAGCGCGCCCTCGAAACCGTCGCCGCCCACCCGCACGTGAAGAAGGTCATCCCCGGCCCCATCGACGCCGGCGGGTCGGGGTCCCGAACTGGCGTCCGGGCCAAGGCGACCCGCGCCGACCAGCACGGCAACGTCCGCCTGCTCATCCGCGACGGCTCCTCCGTCCAGGAGAACCGCATCGTCACGACCGCCGGCGACCGCGAACTCGGCGAGCGCGTCCGCGCCGACCTCAACGACGCCCTCCAGGAGACTGAGCTTCAGGAGTGA
- a CDS encoding DUF4365 domain-containing protein gives MANEGEDDRVKPAPYPESDKHEHDAVDVLNIILADSVKSSIDSRDKAPNHDGILEMVDEDNSPIGRLIIQVKKLPDDHIETPKKQMETRHLSYCYACGEPFLIIAVDVQNERAYWKNITVEWFENEDLHNQDYKTIHFPVENVISDSTEDYVEDWRDIADRTRKRNDILEKYQKLKRRSNPTIGKQRPEFRDIHTFLDKYHSLLDSDFEIVKEQLYPRIWKFGFGNIIYEEDELSYTLYPIEDDENDAQIRDIDSDWDEIHKLGANRMSGNPTDNPLRRDPKGFAYNALDHRVPDLFDEYNFDYSSCPFLAIEYIYPFISRFSALLGLEEKERYSVDEIREGYYRYLQFWLSEESKGIFQDRNVSDVHIVIDGFLEGESDDRYDHAHDIAQQRTEEAEIDPPLHRIIAEDYEQEVLERMINALVESSVDFIEKPYNDRDRMDPGSDVSNILEFYSDESIFENIQTYYTNYYKEYNNLAKSNFPALSEILIPSQTNFLLVVVDRDNLRDLRSTCIRRYWLEGKEQSLTVKCHWASDEEIPENYKEMGSGQGGVFEYEGDTYRTPYRGAGSQFMLEFDHSNRVVFDEVHRRMESEMKSYLAEKKVPIQYDS, from the coding sequence ATGGCTAACGAAGGGGAGGATGACAGGGTTAAACCGGCACCCTATCCAGAATCAGATAAACATGAGCACGATGCTGTTGACGTTTTAAATATCATCCTAGCGGATTCTGTGAAGTCGTCTATCGATTCTCGCGATAAAGCCCCCAACCATGACGGAATTTTGGAAATGGTTGACGAGGATAATTCACCAATAGGCCGGTTAATCATTCAGGTCAAAAAGCTCCCAGATGACCATATAGAGACGCCAAAAAAGCAAATGGAAACAAGGCATCTCTCCTATTGCTATGCCTGCGGTGAACCATTTCTAATTATAGCAGTGGATGTCCAGAACGAGCGGGCCTACTGGAAGAATATTACTGTAGAGTGGTTCGAGAATGAGGATCTCCATAATCAGGACTATAAGACTATCCACTTTCCAGTGGAGAACGTAATCTCAGATAGCACAGAAGACTACGTTGAAGATTGGAGAGACATTGCAGACCGGACGAGGAAGCGGAACGATATTTTAGAGAAATACCAAAAACTCAAGCGTCGTTCAAATCCCACGATTGGAAAGCAGAGGCCTGAGTTCCGCGATATCCATACCTTCTTGGATAAATACCACTCTCTTCTGGATTCCGACTTCGAGATCGTTAAAGAACAACTCTATCCAAGAATCTGGAAATTTGGTTTTGGAAATATAATTTACGAAGAGGATGAGTTGAGTTATACTCTTTATCCAATCGAGGATGATGAAAATGATGCGCAGATTAGGGACATTGATTCAGATTGGGACGAAATTCACAAGTTAGGAGCTAATCGGATGTCTGGAAATCCAACAGATAATCCACTAAGAAGGGACCCCAAGGGATTCGCATATAATGCATTGGATCACCGTGTACCCGACTTGTTTGATGAGTACAATTTTGACTACTCATCTTGTCCGTTTCTGGCGATAGAGTACATATATCCCTTCATTAGTCGGTTCTCAGCATTACTCGGGCTTGAGGAAAAGGAAAGATACAGCGTTGACGAAATTAGAGAGGGATACTACCGATATCTTCAGTTTTGGTTATCAGAGGAAAGTAAGGGGATCTTCCAGGATCGCAATGTTAGTGATGTTCATATTGTTATAGACGGTTTCCTAGAGGGGGAGTCAGACGACCGTTATGATCATGCTCACGACATCGCCCAACAGAGGACAGAAGAAGCAGAAATTGACCCACCCCTTCACCGGATCATAGCAGAGGATTACGAACAAGAGGTGTTGGAGAGGATGATTAACGCATTAGTAGAGTCGTCAGTTGACTTTATCGAAAAACCATATAATGACCGGGATCGGATGGATCCGGGAAGTGACGTCTCCAACATCCTCGAATTCTACTCTGACGAATCGATATTTGAGAATATCCAAACATACTACACAAACTATTACAAAGAATATAACAACCTAGCAAAATCTAACTTCCCAGCCCTTTCTGAGATTTTGATCCCCTCTCAAACCAACTTTCTCTTGGTCGTCGTCGATCGCGATAATCTGAGAGATTTGCGTAGCACGTGTATTAGGCGCTACTGGCTAGAAGGAAAGGAACAAAGCCTTACTGTAAAATGTCACTGGGCTTCGGATGAAGAAATTCCGGAGAATTACAAAGAGATGGGTTCTGGCCAAGGGGGAGTCTTTGAATATGAGGGAGATACCTACAGAACACCCTATAGAGGAGCGGGAAGTCAATTTATGCTCGAATTTGACCATTCAAATCGGGTTGTTTTCGATGAAGTCCATAGAAGGATGGAAAGTGAGATGAAATCTTATCTCGCAGAAAAGAAGGTTCCAATTCAGTACGATAGTTGA
- a CDS encoding DNA-directed RNA polymerase subunit P, whose product MSYKCSRCKRDVTLDEYGGVRCPYCGHRVLLKERSRDVKEVEVK is encoded by the coding sequence ATGAGCTACAAGTGTTCCCGCTGCAAGCGCGACGTGACGCTCGACGAGTACGGCGGCGTCCGCTGTCCGTACTGCGGCCACCGCGTGCTGCTGAAGGAGCGCTCGCGCGACGTCAAGGAAGTCGAAGTCAAGTAG
- a CDS encoding FxsA family protein, giving the protein MLRVIAVLLLIPLLDVVLLAVVGQQFLGWPVTILIVVLTGLLGMLLVRAEGRHTLSEIQRKLATGEIPTDEVIDGGLLIAAGAFFLTPGLVTDALALLLAIPFTRWPVRVAAKKWVITPYIDAKSGGFATGNVYIGGFPGDDDTDRVGFGGMGRPGPDGAGGAGGGESSGFDHDNATDIDFEEKGDE; this is encoded by the coding sequence ATGCTGCGCGTCATCGCGGTGTTGCTGTTGATACCGCTGCTCGACGTCGTCCTGCTGGCAGTGGTGGGCCAGCAGTTCCTGGGCTGGCCGGTGACTATCCTCATCGTCGTCCTGACCGGGCTGCTGGGAATGTTGCTCGTCCGCGCCGAGGGGCGCCACACCCTCAGCGAGATACAGCGCAAGCTGGCGACGGGGGAGATCCCGACCGACGAGGTTATCGACGGCGGGTTGCTCATCGCCGCGGGCGCGTTCTTCCTCACGCCCGGCCTCGTGACGGACGCGCTGGCGCTGTTGCTGGCCATCCCGTTCACGCGCTGGCCCGTGCGCGTCGCCGCGAAGAAGTGGGTCATCACGCCCTACATCGACGCCAAGTCCGGCGGGTTCGCGACGGGGAACGTCTACATCGGCGGGTTCCCCGGCGACGACGACACCGACCGCGTGGGCTTCGGCGGGATGGGGCGACCGGGTCCCGACGGCGCCGGCGGCGCTGGCGGCGGCGAGAGCAGTGGATTCGACCACGACAACGCCACCGACATCGACTTTGAGGAGAAAGGTGACGAGTGA
- a CDS encoding 50S ribosomal protein L37ae, which produces MASNKGRTGSAGRFGARYGRVARRRVADIESDMNDDHACPECGKDRVDRQGTGIWECGYCGYKYTGGTYRPQTPGGKTVRRSIRAALADDEE; this is translated from the coding sequence ATGGCCAGTAACAAGGGACGGACCGGCAGCGCCGGTCGCTTCGGCGCCCGCTACGGGCGCGTCGCCCGCCGCCGGGTCGCCGACATCGAGTCCGACATGAACGACGACCACGCGTGCCCCGAGTGCGGGAAGGACCGCGTCGACCGCCAGGGCACGGGTATCTGGGAGTGCGGCTACTGCGGCTACAAGTACACCGGTGGCACGTACCGACCGCAGACCCCCGGCGGGAAGACCGTTCGCCGGTCCATCCGCGCGGCGCTCGCCGACGACGAGGAATAA
- a CDS encoding DUF255 domain-containing protein, with product MDEFAADTKVEWREWGPAAFEDAAEAGKPLLLALTVPWSSECREMDRRTYGEPRIAANVNDGFVPVRVDADRHPRVRERYNMGGFPSTVFLTPDGKVLSGATYLGPDGFRDILDGVRETWDAKGEAAGSVPRSVGAGVPPAGEVTPRIEEHMVEQLLGAYDEEFGGWGSDVKFPMARTVEFALVRARDQATRTLEAIRTHLRDTYDGGFYRFAANRDWSDARSEKLLDENAAILRAFAHAYRYTGEEAYRETAEGTLDYLTTTLWNGEAEAFAGSQAGDSSYTQLQATEREDADAPHVDDTVFADRNGVAVDALCTYVAYTDDERAQRYAERARDHVVEQLVDDDGAVIHYADPDAGDVGERGLLLDQARVLQGLTTSWQVLGEGGPATAVADWTVDELQAENGAFRDGPVTGAGLLSEPQYPLDATVELADALADLAELTGDEEYRTAAEEAIAAFAGAADRMGVEVAAYASVASRLLEPASVRVGALAGSDLHRAALRLADHESVVVPDAANLDDVAEQRVDGEVTGTAESPAELEALLTGE from the coding sequence ATGGACGAGTTCGCTGCGGACACGAAGGTCGAGTGGCGCGAGTGGGGCCCCGCGGCGTTCGAGGACGCCGCCGAGGCCGGCAAGCCCCTGCTCCTGGCGCTGACCGTGCCGTGGAGTTCGGAGTGTCGCGAGATGGACCGGCGGACCTACGGCGAACCGCGCATCGCCGCCAACGTCAACGACGGTTTCGTCCCGGTCCGGGTCGACGCCGACCGCCACCCGCGCGTCCGCGAGCGATACAACATGGGCGGCTTCCCGTCGACGGTGTTCCTCACGCCAGACGGCAAGGTGCTCTCCGGGGCGACCTACCTCGGCCCGGACGGCTTCCGGGACATCCTCGACGGCGTGCGCGAGACGTGGGACGCGAAGGGGGAGGCTGCCGGCTCGGTCCCCCGCTCGGTCGGGGCCGGCGTCCCGCCCGCGGGTGAGGTCACCCCCCGAATCGAGGAGCACATGGTCGAACAGTTGCTGGGCGCCTACGACGAGGAGTTCGGTGGCTGGGGCAGCGACGTCAAGTTCCCGATGGCCCGCACCGTCGAGTTCGCCCTCGTCCGCGCACGCGACCAGGCCACCCGCACGCTGGAAGCCATCCGGACCCACCTCCGGGACACCTACGACGGCGGCTTCTACCGCTTCGCCGCCAACCGCGACTGGTCGGATGCCCGTAGCGAGAAACTGCTCGACGAGAACGCGGCCATCCTGCGAGCGTTCGCCCACGCCTACCGCTACACCGGCGAGGAGGCCTACCGCGAGACGGCCGAGGGAACCCTCGACTACCTGACGACGACGCTGTGGAATGGCGAGGCTGAGGCCTTCGCCGGCAGCCAGGCCGGCGACAGTTCCTACACGCAGCTCCAGGCGACCGAGCGGGAAGACGCCGACGCGCCCCACGTCGACGACACCGTCTTCGCGGACCGCAACGGCGTCGCCGTCGACGCGCTCTGCACTTACGTCGCTTACACCGACGACGAGCGCGCACAGCGGTACGCCGAGCGCGCCCGCGACCACGTGGTCGAACAGCTGGTCGACGACGACGGCGCGGTGATCCACTACGCCGACCCGGACGCAGGCGACGTCGGCGAGCGCGGCCTGCTGCTCGACCAGGCCCGCGTGCTCCAGGGGCTGACGACGTCGTGGCAGGTGCTGGGCGAGGGCGGCCCCGCCACCGCCGTCGCGGACTGGACCGTGGACGAACTCCAGGCCGAGAACGGCGCGTTCCGCGACGGGCCGGTGACGGGCGCGGGTCTGCTCTCCGAGCCCCAGTATCCCCTCGACGCCACCGTCGAACTCGCCGACGCGCTGGCGGACCTGGCCGAGCTCACCGGCGACGAGGAGTACCGAACCGCTGCCGAGGAGGCCATCGCCGCCTTCGCCGGCGCGGCCGACCGGATGGGCGTCGAGGTGGCGGCGTACGCGAGCGTCGCGTCCCGACTGCTGGAACCGGCGAGCGTCCGCGTCGGCGCACTGGCGGGGAGCGACCTCCACCGCGCCGCGCTCCGACTCGCCGACCACGAGTCAGTCGTGGTGCCCGACGCAGCAAATCTAGACGACGTGGCCGAGCAGCGCGTCGACGGCGAGGTGACCGGCACGGCCGAGTCGCCGGCCGAACTCGAAGCGCTCCTGACCGGCGAGTGA
- a CDS encoding AlbA family DNA-binding domain-containing protein: MHTAGPVLWDLRNSLGPEFIVSWSEMGDDSIEDIEGVWAASLARYHATTGHSPIANFGNTVNLSGDLPNAELQERSRIEDGLRHRHIDYSNLSWDNWNEVTGSEWMGLNWSKEYAVHDEFSDPLPASPGIYRIREPESERLDYIEATRNIRNKAHDVLTEVHKDTLVSFTEMDIVASPRPNEIEVILLGAHYFSEKSIPESGGETLSDLTDKAKGFLNRSEDDDIELKKGDLDHQSTTQELVALANSGGGELFVGVSNSGEIVGVSNIDDVENIITDWVTTTIEPSLRVQTYRPEIDDTKILWVRVPPAKDRLYSANGVFKYRTGSRKDQLGWNDIEEFIGDNPQILLRILQRSEIDEEEISLSY; this comes from the coding sequence ATGCACACTGCAGGGCCTGTTTTGTGGGATCTGAGGAACTCCCTCGGTCCAGAATTTATTGTGTCTTGGAGCGAGATGGGGGACGACTCGATTGAAGATATTGAGGGTGTCTGGGCTGCAAGCCTGGCAAGATATCACGCTACTACCGGACACTCACCTATAGCGAACTTTGGCAATACAGTAAATCTTAGCGGGGATTTGCCCAATGCAGAACTTCAAGAACGCTCAAGAATTGAGGATGGATTGAGACACCGGCACATCGATTATAGTAATTTATCTTGGGACAACTGGAATGAAGTAACGGGTTCAGAATGGATGGGACTGAATTGGTCTAAAGAGTATGCGGTACATGATGAATTCTCAGATCCACTTCCAGCATCTCCGGGAATCTACCGAATAAGAGAACCAGAGAGCGAACGCCTCGATTATATTGAGGCCACGCGGAATATCCGAAACAAGGCACACGATGTATTAACAGAAGTACATAAGGACACATTGGTTTCCTTTACTGAAATGGATATAGTCGCGTCTCCAAGACCAAATGAGATTGAGGTGATTCTCTTGGGAGCTCACTATTTCTCAGAAAAGTCGATTCCAGAATCTGGCGGTGAGACTCTGTCTGACTTGACAGACAAAGCAAAAGGATTTCTCAACCGGTCTGAAGATGACGATATTGAATTGAAGAAAGGCGATTTGGACCATCAATCAACTACCCAGGAACTCGTTGCATTGGCTAACAGTGGCGGCGGTGAGCTATTTGTCGGCGTATCAAATAGTGGAGAGATTGTCGGGGTCTCAAATATCGATGATGTTGAGAACATTATCACAGATTGGGTTACAACTACTATCGAACCAAGTCTACGAGTCCAAACCTATAGGCCGGAAATTGACGACACCAAGATCCTTTGGGTTAGGGTCCCACCAGCGAAAGATAGACTCTACAGCGCAAATGGCGTATTCAAATACAGAACTGGTTCTAGAAAAGATCAGTTGGGATGGAATGATATTGAAGAATTCATAGGCGATAATCCACAGATATTACTACGAATTCTCCAGAGGTCCGAGATCGACGAAGAAGAAATTTCACTCTCATATTAG